The nucleotide window GAAAGAAGTGATACACCAGGGCCATGGCGAGCACGACAACACCCAACGCACCACCCATGGCGCGCTGACGTCGTACGGTTTCCTTGCTCGGCATGGTTGGGCGTCCCTGTTCGGCCTGCTAAGGTGCGCCGCTAACCATAGGCACAATCCGCTGACAGGACAATGAGCGACATCACCTGTCCGCATCCCAAGGACGTTTCAATGCAGCTCCCCGTCACGCCCGCTGCCGACTGGATCACCAGCCGCGCCGCGCTCGATCAATGGCTTGCCGCCGTGCCCGCCGATGCGGCGCTCGATCTCGACACCGAGTTCATGCGCCGCAATACGTTCTATCCCCAACTGGCGCTATTGCAGCTGGGCTGGAACGACCGCTACGCACTGGTCGATCCACTGGCGTTCTCCATCGGTGACGCCTTGCGCCCCCTGCTGGGCGACATTCGGGCCATGACGGTGATGCACAGCGCCAGCGAAGACCTGGAATCGCTGGCTCCCTTGCTCCCGCAAGGTCCCGCCACGCTATTCGACACACAGATCGCCGCGGCTTTCGTTGGCCTGGGCCTGGGGTTGAGCTACCGCGCGCTCGTCGCGGAATTCGTCGGCGTTGAACTGGACAAGGGCGAAACGCGCTCGGACTGGCTGCAGCGCCCCCTTACCGAATCCCAGCGCGCCTACGCCACACTTGATGTGGTCTATCTCACGCCGATTCGCGAGCAGCTCGCCGAGCGGCTCTTGCAGCGTGGCCGCGCGGCCTGGCACCACGAAGATTGCGAGCGACTGAAGCGTCGCTCCTGCGGTCGCGAAAGCGACCCCCAGCCCCAGGAAAATTTCCGCGGCGCCGCTGAGTGGAAGCCCGGCCAGCAGGCCTTGCTCCGCCGCATCTTGCTTTGGCGCGACCGCACCGCACGTACGCTGGATCGTCCGCGCCCCTGGCTGCTCGAAGACGCGCTGGTGATGAATCTGGCGCAGCAACCGCCCCGGCTCGCCAGCGATCTGGAGCAGCGAACGCGCGGCCAGCGCGCCCTGCGCGGCCCCCAACGCCACGAGCTGTTCGACCTGATCGCCGCTCCGGTGTCCGACCAGGAAATCGCCGAAACGACGTCCATCGCCGGCTCACCCCAGGGCGATGAGAAGAAGTCCCTGGCCGCCATGAAGGACGTGGTGGACCGCACCGCCCAGGAGCTGGATCTCCCGCCCGGGCTGCTTTGCGCTCGCAAGACGCTGGAGGAATTCGTGGTGACCCGCCGCTGGCCCACCGCACTCGAGGGCTGGCGCGACGGCATCCTGCGCCAGCCCCTCACCAGCCTGCTTTCGGGCTGACAGGGACTTGGCGACCCCGCGAGCCGCTGCTAACATTCGCGGCTCACGTGGGGCGGTAGCTCAGCTGGGAGAGCGTCGCGTTCGCAATGCGAAGGTCGGGAGTTCGATCCTCCTCCGCTCCACCAATCATTCCAGATCAAACAGCGCTTTATGCCTCCGGCGTAGGGCGCTGTTTTTTTATGGCGCGTTTTTTTATGGCGTGTCTTCAGGGCGTGTCGAACTGCACGACGTCAAACGAACCGGGGAGTTCTCCGCGGCGTAACTGACTCCCCTCGCGAATCCATGCCTGCGACTCTCCGAAAGCTCTGGCATCGCTGAAGCGCCCGAGCCGCTCGAATTGCCCGAAAGCATACGGAACCCCTTCCGCGTCGAGCGGCGTCGTTCCGTCACTGACATGCAGATGCAGGTGCGGCCCCGTGGTGCTGCCGGTGTATCCCAGCAACGCGATCACCTGGCCACGCTTCACGCGATCACCCGCGTGAACCTTGATGCTGCCGGGCTTGAGATGTTCGTAGAACACGTGGCGCCCTTGCCCCAGGTCCAGCGCGACGTAGTTGCCGGCCGCATCTTGCATGGCAACGCGGCGGTCGGCGCGTACATCCGTCGGCTCGGGCAGGTCGTCCATGGCTGCGGAAACCACGGCATCGGCGACCGCGAGCACGGGCTCGCCATATCCGAGCCACTGAGCGGGTCGGCTGCCGTCGCCGTGCGCATGCTTGCCGGCGTTGTCGACCTTGATCCAGTCGATGGCGAAACGTCCGGGAATCCGTACCTTTCCCGCCACCGTGTAGAGCACGCGCCGATGCCCCCGCGTCCACTGCGCACTGTAGACCGCCACCCAGGGACCGCCCTTCAGCGGCGCCCCCAGGATCACCGGGTCGCTTGATGCAACGTCGAAGCCACCACCCTGGGCGGTGGCTTCACTGCCATCCTCGCGACTGAAACGGATGACTTGCGAGATGTGCCGATGCGCGAGGTCGGGCGCGTCCACCGCAAGGTAGACCACGGCACGTACCCCCGCAGGGATCAGCAAGGGATCGCTCCCTTTTGCCGGCAGATCGGGGCGACCCATGGCCCTCGTCAGCGCATCGCCGCTCAGCTCAAGCAGCGTTCCTGCTTCGCCGACGACTTGCAGATCCTGCAATCGCAGAGGGGCGGCACTGAAGTTGGTGAGGTGCAATTCGTACACAAGCATCGACTTCCCCGACACAACGGCCGGCGCGGGAATGTAGGTGACCTGCATATCGAATGCGTCATCGAGTGGCGACCTACCTTCGGCCCATGCCGATACGGACATCAACCACAGCAGACAGACGATCCAGCGGCACATGGGGCAAACCCTCAAGAAAGCTCGCCGCACCCTGCCATGCCCCGGCGGCCTCCGAATGGGCCGTATGTCATTTCATCCGGGGCTGGAGACGGGAAAATGAGAGGGCGCCGCGCAAAAGAGCGCGGGACGCCTTTGAGGGGAACCCAACCGAAGCCGAATGCTGCATCTGCCACTCTTGTCGCAAATGCAGATGCGACTTATTATCGTTTCGATAATTAGTCATTGTCGTCCGCCTCCGGACGCCGCTCCCTTCGCCTGCCCCACAGGAATCGCCCGTGCCCCTCACCCGGATGACCGCCCTCGTCCCGTCGCATGTCGATGGCAACGCCGTCGCACACCCCTTCATCGCGCGTCGCCTGCTCGCAGCCGCCTGCGCGCTGGCTGTCAGCCTGCCCGCCCTTGCCCTGGAACCCACGCCTGCTCCGGCAGCGGCACCGGCGGATCGCGCCTACAGCATCCCGGCAGGTTCGCTTGCACAGGCCCTGGCGCAATGGAGTCGACAAAGCGGCGCGCGCCTCGACGACATGACCCTGGCGACAACCGACAAGCAGACCACGGGCCTCAGCGGGCGCCATACTCCTGCCGAAGCCTTGCGCACCCTGCTCCAGGGTAGTGGTCTCGATGCAGCGCGCGTCGCCTCCAACCACTACCGACTGGTGCCGATGGGCTCGCCAGATGGACTCAGCGTCGCCAATCTGGAAGGCGTGGTGACCACGGCGAAAGTCAGTGGAGACGCCACCGAAGGCACGGGTTCTTACACGACCCGCTCCACCAGCGGCGCAACGCGCCTGGACTTGTCGCTGCGTGACACGCCGCAGTCCATCAGCGTCATCACGCGACAGCAGCTCGACGACTTCGGACTGAACAACATCAACGACGTGCTCTCCCGCACGACGGGCATCAATGTCGAAAAGATCGAAACCGATCGCACTTACTACAGCGCGCGCGGCTTCGACATCACCCAATTCCTCACCGACGGCCTGGGCCTGCCCTTCACCAACGGCGAGCAGGAAGGCGATGTCGATACGGCGATTTACGACCATATCGAAGTGCTGCGCGGTGCCAACGGACTGCTGTCCTTCACCGGCAATCCATCGGCCACGGTCAACTTCGTGCGCAAGCGCCCGACGGCGGATTTCCAGGGCAGCGCCGCAGTAACGATCGGCAGCTGGAACAACCGTCGCCTCGACGTCGATCTCTCCGGAGGCCTCAATGCATCCGGCAGCGTCCGCGGCCGCGTCGTCGCCGCCGATCAGGATACGGAGAGCTATCTCGATCGCTACGAACTGCGCAAGAAGATCGTGTCCGGCATCCTGGAAGCCGACCTTGGCGAAAACACGCTGATCACCACGGGTGTAACCTGGCAGAAGAATTCCCCGAAGAGCCCCATGTGGGGGGCGCTGCCGCTCTACAACACCGATGGCACGCCGACCGACTACCCGCGCTCGACCAGCACCGCTTCGGACTGGTCTTACTGGGACACCGCCACCACGCAGGCTTTCGCGCAGGTCGATCACGACTTCGGCGGCGGCTGGAAACTCAAGGGTGCGCTGAACTATCGCCGCATCGCCCAGCAGGGCGACCTCTTCTACATTTACGGTACGCCGGATGCGACGACGGGCGAAGGTCTCTACAGCTATCCGTCACGCTATACCAGCGCGGAAAAG belongs to Dyella terrae and includes:
- a CDS encoding M23 family metallopeptidase produces the protein MCRWIVCLLWLMSVSAWAEGRSPLDDAFDMQVTYIPAPAVVSGKSMLVYELHLTNFSAAPLRLQDLQVVGEAGTLLELSGDALTRAMGRPDLPAKGSDPLLIPAGVRAVVYLAVDAPDLAHRHISQVIRFSREDGSEATAQGGGFDVASSDPVILGAPLKGGPWVAVYSAQWTRGHRRVLYTVAGKVRIPGRFAIDWIKVDNAGKHAHGDGSRPAQWLGYGEPVLAVADAVVSAAMDDLPEPTDVRADRRVAMQDAAGNYVALDLGQGRHVFYEHLKPGSIKVHAGDRVKRGQVIALLGYTGSTTGPHLHLHVSDGTTPLDAEGVPYAFGQFERLGRFSDARAFGESQAWIREGSQLRRGELPGSFDVVQFDTP
- a CDS encoding TonB-dependent siderophore receptor; its protein translation is MPLTRMTALVPSHVDGNAVAHPFIARRLLAAACALAVSLPALALEPTPAPAAAPADRAYSIPAGSLAQALAQWSRQSGARLDDMTLATTDKQTTGLSGRHTPAEALRTLLQGSGLDAARVASNHYRLVPMGSPDGLSVANLEGVVTTAKVSGDATEGTGSYTTRSTSGATRLDLSLRDTPQSISVITRQQLDDFGLNNINDVLSRTTGINVEKIETDRTYYSARGFDITQFLTDGLGLPFTNGEQEGDVDTAIYDHIEVLRGANGLLSFTGNPSATVNFVRKRPTADFQGSAAVTIGSWNNRRLDVDLSGGLNASGSVRGRVVAADQDTESYLDRYELRKKIVSGILEADLGENTLITTGVTWQKNSPKSPMWGALPLYNTDGTPTDYPRSTSTASDWSYWDTATTQAFAQVDHDFGGGWKLKGALNYRRIAQQGDLFYIYGTPDATTGEGLYSYPSRYTSAEKQYFADLYASGPFTLGREHELVVGINAARNDVNQFSLYSADIGTPLPPLTEWNGTYPKPPFTASSDGAEFHMRRQSAYATVRWNLADELKLITGLSTTHYKSSGQNYGIPNAFNETRTSPFAGLVYDLNAHYSLYTSYAKIYNPQTQTDIDHHLLDPVNGDNLEAGIKAAWMDNRLNASFALFRSRQNNYAEVAGYDLTTGQNYYRGINATSKGYELDVAGALTDRWELSAGFTQLQIHGDDGAHVRTYVPRQTFRLSTTYRLPWLQGLRVGGTLRWQDAIVRDQESVDTLGRPIFTHQGSYALLGAMASYDFSPSWRATLNVDNLTNRKYISSLYWAQGFYGAPTNWQLNVSYKF
- a CDS encoding ribonuclease D — its product is MQLPVTPAADWITSRAALDQWLAAVPADAALDLDTEFMRRNTFYPQLALLQLGWNDRYALVDPLAFSIGDALRPLLGDIRAMTVMHSASEDLESLAPLLPQGPATLFDTQIAAAFVGLGLGLSYRALVAEFVGVELDKGETRSDWLQRPLTESQRAYATLDVVYLTPIREQLAERLLQRGRAAWHHEDCERLKRRSCGRESDPQPQENFRGAAEWKPGQQALLRRILLWRDRTARTLDRPRPWLLEDALVMNLAQQPPRLASDLEQRTRGQRALRGPQRHELFDLIAAPVSDQEIAETTSIAGSPQGDEKKSLAAMKDVVDRTAQELDLPPGLLCARKTLEEFVVTRRWPTALEGWRDGILRQPLTSLLSG